A single window of Rhodococcus jostii RHA1 DNA harbors:
- a CDS encoding alpha/beta fold hydrolase: protein MLIGAEDPIVRPEFLGGCEERTDDFGVEFVDGASHFIVDERPEAVLERALAFFAPPGPDHEAATGT, encoded by the coding sequence ATGCTCATCGGCGCCGAAGACCCCATCGTGCGCCCGGAGTTCCTCGGCGGATGCGAGGAGCGCACCGATGACTTCGGTGTCGAGTTCGTCGACGGCGCCTCACACTTCATTGTCGACGAGAGGCCGGAGGCAGTGCTCGAACGCGCGCTCGCATTCTTCGCGCCGCCGGGCCCGGATCACGAGGCGGCGACGGGCACCTGA
- a CDS encoding phosphatase PAP2 family protein has translation MPHTSIATAGLRVSALTLILAVLCVQVRDGGPLTGADVPATSWVVGHRSATLDHVALLVTALGSPVATVALAVICGLALAWRRRSAIPAAVVVGTVGAATAASTALKLVVERSRPAVDLQEVLETDYSFPSGHVTGTAALLGVTAAILLGRRHLRVRVCGAAVAGCGVVIVAVTRVYLGVHWMSDVVAGAILGAVFVTVGAATYERVHRPLVAVAPSKPLAVLDRVGG, from the coding sequence ATGCCCCACACCTCCATCGCCACCGCCGGGCTTCGTGTGTCCGCGCTGACGCTGATCCTGGCCGTGCTCTGTGTGCAGGTCCGCGACGGCGGCCCACTGACCGGTGCCGACGTGCCCGCGACGTCGTGGGTCGTCGGTCACCGCTCCGCCACCCTTGACCATGTGGCTCTCCTCGTCACCGCCCTCGGCAGCCCCGTCGCCACCGTGGCCCTCGCCGTGATCTGCGGGCTCGCCCTCGCCTGGCGCCGGCGTTCCGCGATCCCCGCCGCCGTCGTCGTCGGGACGGTCGGGGCCGCCACCGCGGCGAGCACGGCCCTGAAGCTGGTCGTCGAACGCAGCCGGCCGGCCGTCGACCTGCAGGAGGTCCTGGAGACGGACTACTCGTTCCCGTCCGGGCACGTCACGGGCACCGCGGCCCTGCTCGGGGTCACGGCGGCGATCCTGCTCGGCCGCCGGCATCTCCGCGTCCGGGTGTGCGGCGCGGCGGTGGCCGGGTGCGGGGTGGTGATCGTTGCCGTGACCCGCGTCTACCTCGGTGTCCACTGGATGTCCGACGTCGTCGCCGGCGCGATCCTCGGCGCGGTGTTCGTGACGGTAGGCGCCGCCACGTACGAGCGTGTCCACCGTCCGCTCGTCGCCGTCGCTCCGTCGAAACCGCTCGCGGTCCTCGACCGAGTGGGAGGCTGA
- a CDS encoding MFS transporter, with protein sequence MMVTHATTERWTPRLIFSLASIVLLLEMLAVSYMMISIALPQIVTHYQTTQGAWLLTAFLLVGAITCPLIGKLADTHGKRRLLLTAVGLSALGSLISAIAPTYAVLIAGRALTGLLVPCLFLSYSLIRDVFPARTVALAVSIATSGMGLIAIPAPFFTGWLIDNFGFRSIFWFFVAGLVILAVLIRATTGESTVRLRSRIDLIGAALLGAGLAGILVGVSFGPSWGWTSGATIGFLAGGAALLVAWMVSARLLADPLIDIRFFGKRPVFLTALGAGFCYGTSAVFTIMLPMMCMTPAILGLGYGFGISAEGFAIFQAPLGGAVVIGGLIVGTLVPRNVRPRILMVVGMLVMAAACLLTAMVHDDKALLIGFAALLGVGMGMGYASVPNLLIAAVPPQLQATTASMVAVFQSILPAILPVIVFSVLNSHIATVVQGAVFYTDTGITIAFVIGAVSALLGAVVAFALPRRISQLSAPGSGAAAAADTDGAVVLAH encoded by the coding sequence ATGATGGTCACCCATGCGACTACCGAGCGATGGACACCGCGCCTGATCTTCTCGCTCGCCTCGATCGTGTTGCTGCTGGAGATGCTCGCGGTCAGCTACATGATGATCTCGATCGCGTTGCCGCAGATCGTCACCCACTACCAGACGACGCAGGGCGCATGGTTGCTCACGGCGTTCCTGCTGGTGGGAGCGATCACCTGCCCGCTGATCGGCAAGCTCGCCGATACCCACGGCAAACGGAGACTCCTGCTGACGGCCGTGGGCCTGTCGGCGCTCGGGTCGCTGATCTCGGCGATCGCACCGACATACGCGGTGCTGATCGCCGGCCGCGCCCTCACCGGTCTGCTCGTGCCCTGCCTGTTCCTGAGCTATTCGCTCATCCGCGACGTCTTCCCCGCCCGGACGGTGGCGTTGGCGGTCAGCATCGCCACGAGCGGCATGGGCCTCATCGCGATCCCCGCACCGTTCTTCACCGGGTGGCTGATCGACAATTTCGGCTTCCGGAGCATCTTCTGGTTCTTCGTGGCCGGTCTGGTGATCCTCGCCGTCCTGATCCGGGCGACGACCGGCGAATCGACCGTGCGGCTGCGCTCCCGCATCGACCTGATCGGCGCGGCGCTCCTGGGCGCCGGACTCGCCGGCATCCTCGTCGGGGTGAGCTTCGGGCCCTCGTGGGGCTGGACGTCGGGGGCGACGATCGGTTTCCTCGCCGGCGGTGCCGCCCTGCTGGTGGCGTGGATGGTGTCCGCACGACTGCTCGCGGACCCGCTGATCGACATCCGGTTCTTCGGTAAGCGGCCGGTGTTCCTGACGGCGCTCGGCGCGGGATTCTGCTACGGCACGTCCGCGGTGTTCACGATCATGCTCCCGATGATGTGCATGACCCCGGCGATCCTGGGGCTCGGCTACGGATTCGGTATCAGCGCAGAGGGATTCGCGATCTTCCAGGCGCCGCTCGGTGGCGCCGTGGTGATCGGCGGACTGATCGTCGGAACCCTGGTCCCCCGGAACGTCCGTCCGCGGATCCTGATGGTCGTGGGCATGCTCGTGATGGCCGCCGCCTGCCTGCTCACGGCGATGGTCCACGACGACAAGGCCCTCCTGATCGGCTTCGCCGCACTCCTCGGCGTGGGAATGGGCATGGGGTACGCCTCCGTCCCGAACCTGCTCATCGCCGCGGTGCCGCCGCAGTTGCAGGCGACGACGGCGAGCATGGTGGCGGTGTTCCAGAGCATCCTGCCCGCCATCCTCCCGGTGATCGTCTTCTCCGTGTTGAACTCGCACATCGCGACCGTCGTGCAGGGTGCGGTCTTCTACACCGACACCGGCATCACCATCGCGTTCGTGATCGGCGCGGTCTCGGCGCTGCTGGGCGCGGTCGTGGCCTTCGCGTTGCCCCGCCGGATTTCGCAACTGAGCGCACCCGGTTCGGGGGCCGCGGCCGCGGCCGACACGGACGGGGCCGTCGTCCTCGCCCACTGA
- a CDS encoding sensor histidine kinase: protein MDRNLLHPRSWNVRARSAAAAALVVTICLVLAGGALLLVLYRTLEHSARDAADARARQIVEQLRTTAPGGLDSSLFATDGQVGTIQVIDSAGTVVATSPGADRLPVTFEPVPPGESRYLGNIDLGDEPDYWIVERGAQSPQGPATVVVGADREPIEGILGTVALLMAIGGPVVVAMVAVASYRLVGAALLPVERIRARVAAISTDRLDERVPVPHTQDEIARLAETMNSMLGRLESGHRAQQRFVSDASHELRSPLATITAALELAHTRPELVDTSLVDESLLPEARRMNHLLADLLLLARADENGLTHTSVDVDIDDLMYAESARVRDMSPELVVRTAIAPVRVVGDPQQLARVVRNLVDNARRHARREIRLNCRTSSDGAVLEVADDGPGIAVPDRQRIFERFVRLDTPRTRDSGGAGLGLAIVAEIVATHGGTIDVTDSGTGGARFVITLPADGTRQSSPDFSR, encoded by the coding sequence ATGGATCGGAATCTGCTCCACCCGAGGTCGTGGAACGTGCGCGCCCGGTCCGCGGCGGCCGCCGCCCTGGTGGTCACCATCTGCCTCGTCCTCGCGGGCGGAGCATTACTGCTGGTGCTGTACCGGACACTGGAGCACTCGGCGCGCGACGCCGCGGACGCCCGCGCCCGGCAAATCGTCGAGCAACTCCGGACCACGGCACCCGGGGGCCTCGACAGCTCGCTGTTCGCGACCGACGGCCAGGTCGGCACCATCCAGGTCATCGACTCGGCCGGCACCGTCGTAGCCACCTCCCCCGGCGCCGACCGTCTCCCTGTCACGTTCGAGCCGGTGCCGCCCGGCGAATCCCGGTACCTCGGCAACATCGACCTGGGCGACGAACCCGACTACTGGATCGTCGAACGGGGCGCGCAGTCACCGCAGGGTCCCGCGACCGTGGTGGTGGGGGCGGACCGCGAACCCATCGAGGGCATCCTCGGCACCGTGGCCCTCCTGATGGCGATCGGTGGCCCCGTCGTGGTCGCGATGGTGGCGGTGGCGAGCTACCGTCTCGTCGGCGCGGCGCTGCTGCCCGTCGAACGAATCCGGGCGCGGGTGGCCGCCATCTCCACCGACCGACTCGATGAACGCGTCCCGGTGCCGCACACTCAGGACGAGATCGCGCGGCTCGCCGAAACGATGAACAGCATGCTCGGCCGTCTCGAGTCCGGTCACCGCGCGCAGCAACGATTCGTCTCCGACGCGTCACACGAACTGCGGAGTCCGCTCGCCACGATCACGGCCGCTCTGGAGTTGGCGCACACCCGGCCCGAACTGGTCGACACGTCGCTGGTCGACGAGTCGTTGCTACCGGAGGCGCGCCGCATGAACCATCTCCTCGCGGACCTGCTGCTCCTCGCCCGGGCCGACGAGAACGGGCTCACCCACACATCGGTGGACGTGGACATCGACGACCTGATGTACGCCGAGAGTGCCCGCGTGCGCGACATGTCGCCGGAGTTGGTGGTGCGGACGGCGATCGCGCCGGTCCGCGTGGTCGGCGACCCGCAGCAACTGGCGCGGGTGGTGCGCAATCTCGTCGACAACGCGCGGCGTCACGCCCGGCGTGAGATCCGCCTGAACTGCCGGACGTCGTCCGACGGCGCCGTCCTCGAGGTCGCCGACGACGGGCCGGGGATCGCTGTGCCGGATCGGCAGCGGATATTCGAACGGTTCGTCCGCCTCGATACGCCCCGTACCCGCGACTCGGGCGGTGCGGGACTGGGCCTGGCAATCGTCGCCGAGATCGTCGCGACACACGGTGGCACGATCGACGTCACCGACAGCGGCACGGGCGGAGCGCGATTCGTGATCACCCTCCCCGCGGACGGTACCCGTCAGTCGTCTCCGGACTTCAGCCGGTAA
- a CDS encoding alpha/beta fold hydrolase, whose protein sequence is MSQLQHLALHGDAVAYRLSGEGETLLLVHGMAGSSATWRAVLPQLARRYRVLAPDLPGHGDSAKPRGDYSLGAFAAWLRDLLNELDIERVTVIGQSLGGGVAMQFSYQHPELCDRLVLIGSGGLGPDVNWTLRLLAAPGSEFVLPLVAPSAVRDAGNKVRGWLAAVGIHSVRGDEMWNAYSSLSDSDTRQAFLRTLRAVVDHRGQAVSALSRLYLNEGLPTQLIWGDSDGIIPVAHGYAAHEAIPGSRLAVLDGVGHYPHLEDPAAVVEIIDDFVSTTPART, encoded by the coding sequence ATGTCCCAACTCCAGCACCTCGCACTGCACGGGGACGCAGTCGCATACCGGCTGAGCGGTGAGGGCGAGACATTGCTGCTCGTGCACGGGATGGCGGGAAGTTCCGCGACGTGGCGCGCGGTTCTCCCGCAGTTGGCCCGGCGGTACCGGGTCCTGGCGCCGGACCTGCCCGGCCATGGTGATTCCGCCAAGCCGCGCGGCGACTACTCGCTGGGCGCGTTCGCCGCGTGGCTGCGCGACCTCCTGAACGAACTGGACATCGAACGGGTGACGGTGATCGGTCAATCCCTCGGCGGAGGGGTGGCGATGCAGTTCAGCTATCAGCATCCCGAACTGTGTGACCGGCTGGTCCTCATCGGCAGCGGCGGACTGGGACCGGATGTGAACTGGACCCTGCGGTTGCTGGCGGCACCGGGGTCCGAGTTCGTCCTGCCGTTGGTGGCGCCCTCCGCGGTTCGTGACGCCGGCAACAAGGTCCGCGGCTGGCTGGCGGCGGTCGGGATCCACTCGGTCCGCGGCGACGAGATGTGGAACGCCTACTCGTCGCTGTCCGATTCGGACACCCGGCAGGCGTTTCTGCGGACGCTCCGCGCCGTCGTCGACCATCGGGGGCAGGCGGTGAGCGCGCTGAGCCGTCTGTACCTGAACGAGGGTCTCCCGACGCAACTGATCTGGGGCGATTCCGACGGCATCATCCCGGTCGCGCACGGATACGCGGCGCACGAGGCGATTCCCGGGAGTCGGCTCGCCGTCCTCGACGGTGTCGGGCACTATCCACACCTCGAGGATCCCGCCGCGGTGGTCGAGATCATCGACGACTTCGTCTCCACGACACCGGCGCGGACCTGA
- a CDS encoding response regulator transcription factor — MNAVSSSAIARPRVLLIDADVERSLVERLRDAGFFVTRTYAEPVRSRIEPPDVVIVDARSPHLDADTTVRALKAMRFALAVVVIGTFRSGNRRSDLLEAGADDVMEMPVGADELVARLRAILRRVKPAVPAQAPDDAQDVCQCEEPHEPDHDGLRTTLTRTEFVLFTVLAQNVDRVVTRRDLMLMVWGVTVESKTNVLNAYICSLRRKLVAVGSPYVVHTVRGVGFALGELERSGSIDPVRQVPVAAS; from the coding sequence ATGAACGCTGTGTCGAGTTCGGCCATCGCCCGTCCGCGCGTCCTCCTGATCGACGCGGACGTCGAGAGATCCCTCGTCGAGCGCCTTCGGGACGCGGGGTTCTTCGTCACGAGGACATATGCGGAGCCGGTGCGGTCGCGGATCGAACCCCCTGATGTGGTGATCGTCGACGCGCGATCGCCACATCTCGACGCGGACACCACGGTGCGGGCGTTGAAAGCGATGCGATTCGCGCTCGCCGTTGTGGTGATCGGCACGTTCCGCTCCGGCAACCGGCGCAGCGACCTCCTGGAGGCCGGCGCCGACGACGTGATGGAGATGCCGGTCGGGGCGGACGAGCTCGTCGCACGGCTCCGCGCGATCCTCCGCCGGGTGAAGCCCGCGGTGCCCGCGCAGGCGCCCGACGACGCGCAGGACGTCTGCCAGTGCGAGGAACCCCACGAACCCGACCACGACGGGCTCCGCACCACGCTGACCAGGACGGAATTCGTCCTCTTCACCGTGCTCGCGCAGAATGTCGATCGAGTCGTCACCCGCCGCGACCTCATGCTCATGGTGTGGGGTGTGACGGTCGAATCGAAGACGAACGTCCTCAATGCCTATATCTGCTCCCTGCGACGGAAGCTGGTGGCCGTCGGATCGCCGTACGTCGTCCACACCGTGCGCGGCGTGGGGTTCGCCCTGGGCGAGCTCGAACGTTCGGGGAGCATCGATCCCGTCCGTCAGGTGCCCGTCGCCGCCTCGTGA
- a CDS encoding non-ribosomal peptide synthetase, producing MRVRIPGRVVPLTEAQHAIWFAQQLAPEIPYVIAQYVDLRGPVRLDLLTEASARAVHELGSFTVREVDGRPHQVFGAGTSERVPVVDLRDEHDPVDAAERWMRKDCIAPVDMYGESLVLSTILQVGDERTYWYTRAHHVAMDGYAAMMLMRRTAELYVAGIDGDRPPEFRAVDPGRIAADDAGYRSSPRFQRDRAYWREQVRDLPPTVGLSGRRTPNPGASVLVARGSADRSSDLLRPTGDGNAHSPTVVVVAAFAAYLARMTGADDVILSLPVSARTSARLRGTGGSVSNVLPLPLRGVGTGTVRDAVRAARTALTGALRHQRYRREDIGKDIASAGTGLTHFGPVLNLMLFKQEITLGAVTGRVQVLTTGPTADLAVNIYPGPPGSVPRIDVEANPALYDEDEVTGHHRRFTMFLARFQAAAGTDRSVAELDVFHDAEREAFSPACGRPDSEPAPLDRILAATVVTRPDAVAVRDRGRVVTYRELDEAADRWARVLTGHGVGPEDLVAVSIPRSYESVLALWAVARTGAAYVPVDPTHPTDRIAYTLGDSGAALGLTVRSARDRLPTTIRWLSIDDGDDHPPTVERDRPVHLGHPAYVIYTSGSTGVPKGAVVTHDGLANLVQEIREKYAVAADSRVLHFASPSFDTALVEVLAACIGGATLVIAPTDVYGGAELRELLRAERITHLLSTPSALATVDPDGLDSLELVLVGGEVCPQDLADRWAVGRTMRNAYGPTETTCSVTLTDPLDPGGRVTIGSLMRGVRATVCDPLLRPLPPGAVGELYLATPALARGYHRRPALTATRFVADPSGKPGSRMFRTGDRVRWTNSATLEFLERTDDQVKVRGFRIELGEIDAALRRNPDIDFATTIVHRTPVGDPVLVSYIMVRRESQTTPESARHAIARFLPEYMVPGSITVLDAVPLTPTKKLDRGALPAPDFGTTTVPRRDPETTTERTVADVFGRLLGVPAVAAGDSFFDLGGDSLSATRVVATLNAELDATLGVRELFETPTVSALAERIDDRDASRSGAVRAPRIAATAVPDRVPLSPSQQFIDRSATTPPLYSIPFTVRVAGAVDVDALRSAVADVLARHGALRTVFPDSAAGPYQRLLSVDDALPDLAPIPAGPDDVADRVDRVLGAPFDVRTEPPLRATLFALDARDHLLACVLHHITADGWSLALVARDLVTAYASRTAGAPPGWEPPRVTYPQYSVWRRDMLGAEDDPGSVASQQLAYWTEELSGLPGAVGLPLDRRRPHHWTYGAGRATFRIDHTAHHTLASLAHRHHATVFTALRSAVAILLARLSGDTDIAVGTPVAGRNDPELDDVVGMFVNTVVLRTRVDPGDTLADVIRDSHDIELRAFAHADVQFERLVEVIDPPRSSSLHPFFQVALSLNNFTPATLDVAGLRFDITPRPLDVAKCDLHFHFTERHDTTGRPAGIDAELVYATDLFDGATATSFVDALLAVIGGDPGA from the coding sequence ATGCGGGTGCGAATACCCGGGCGGGTCGTCCCGCTGACCGAGGCGCAGCACGCTATTTGGTTCGCACAGCAGCTCGCACCCGAGATTCCCTACGTGATCGCCCAGTACGTGGACCTGCGTGGTCCGGTACGCCTGGACCTGCTGACGGAGGCGTCCGCACGAGCCGTCCACGAACTGGGATCGTTCACCGTGCGGGAGGTGGATGGTCGGCCCCACCAGGTTTTCGGCGCCGGAACGTCGGAGCGGGTGCCGGTGGTCGATCTGCGGGACGAACACGATCCGGTCGATGCGGCCGAGCGGTGGATGCGGAAGGACTGCATCGCCCCCGTCGACATGTACGGCGAGTCACTCGTCCTGTCGACGATTCTGCAGGTGGGCGACGAGCGCACCTACTGGTACACGCGTGCCCACCACGTCGCAATGGACGGCTATGCGGCGATGATGCTGATGCGCCGCACCGCCGAACTGTACGTGGCGGGAATCGACGGCGACCGGCCTCCGGAATTCCGGGCGGTCGATCCGGGACGGATCGCGGCGGACGACGCCGGCTACCGGTCTTCGCCCCGCTTCCAACGCGACCGCGCCTACTGGCGGGAGCAGGTCCGCGACCTGCCGCCGACGGTCGGCCTCAGCGGACGACGTACCCCGAATCCCGGCGCCTCGGTGCTGGTGGCACGGGGCAGCGCGGACCGCAGCAGCGACCTCTTGCGTCCCACCGGCGACGGGAACGCGCACAGCCCGACGGTGGTGGTGGTGGCGGCGTTCGCCGCGTATCTCGCCCGCATGACCGGCGCCGACGACGTGATCCTGTCACTTCCGGTGTCCGCCAGGACGTCTGCGCGTCTGCGCGGCACCGGTGGTTCCGTGTCGAACGTCCTCCCACTCCCCTTGCGCGGTGTCGGCACCGGCACGGTGCGGGACGCGGTGCGGGCGGCCCGAACGGCCTTGACGGGGGCACTGCGTCATCAGCGGTACCGCCGCGAGGACATCGGTAAGGACATCGCCTCTGCCGGAACGGGTCTCACCCACTTCGGTCCGGTCCTCAACCTGATGCTGTTCAAGCAGGAGATCACTCTCGGTGCGGTCACCGGACGCGTGCAGGTGCTGACGACCGGTCCGACGGCCGACTTGGCGGTCAACATCTATCCGGGACCACCCGGCTCGGTTCCGCGCATCGACGTCGAGGCGAACCCGGCGCTGTACGACGAGGACGAGGTCACCGGGCACCATCGACGGTTCACCATGTTTCTCGCACGCTTCCAGGCCGCCGCCGGAACGGACCGCTCGGTCGCCGAACTCGACGTGTTCCACGATGCCGAACGGGAGGCGTTTTCTCCCGCCTGCGGACGGCCGGATTCGGAACCGGCACCGTTGGATCGGATCCTCGCCGCGACCGTCGTCACCCGCCCGGACGCCGTCGCGGTGCGGGATCGAGGACGGGTGGTGACGTACCGCGAACTCGACGAGGCCGCCGACCGGTGGGCGCGGGTGCTGACAGGTCACGGCGTCGGACCCGAGGACCTGGTGGCGGTGTCGATTCCGCGGTCGTACGAATCGGTGCTGGCCTTGTGGGCGGTGGCCAGGACCGGCGCGGCGTATGTGCCCGTCGATCCGACCCACCCCACCGACCGGATCGCGTACACCCTCGGCGACTCCGGTGCGGCGCTGGGTCTCACCGTCCGCTCTGCGCGCGATCGTCTTCCCACCACCATCCGCTGGCTGAGCATCGACGACGGTGACGACCATCCGCCGACCGTGGAACGCGACCGTCCCGTGCATCTCGGGCACCCGGCCTACGTGATCTACACCTCCGGCTCCACCGGGGTTCCGAAAGGGGCCGTGGTCACACACGACGGTCTCGCCAACCTCGTGCAGGAGATTCGGGAGAAGTACGCGGTCGCAGCGGATTCGCGGGTGCTGCATTTCGCGTCGCCCAGCTTCGACACCGCACTGGTCGAGGTGCTCGCGGCGTGCATCGGCGGCGCCACCCTGGTGATCGCGCCGACCGACGTGTACGGCGGGGCTGAACTGCGAGAACTGCTGCGCGCCGAACGCATCACCCATCTGCTGTCGACGCCGTCTGCGTTGGCGACCGTGGACCCCGACGGACTCGACTCCCTGGAACTGGTCCTCGTCGGAGGCGAGGTGTGCCCGCAGGACCTCGCGGATCGGTGGGCGGTCGGCCGGACGATGCGGAATGCGTACGGACCCACCGAAACCACGTGCAGCGTCACCCTCACCGACCCCCTCGACCCGGGCGGACGGGTGACGATCGGGTCCCTGATGCGCGGTGTGCGGGCGACGGTCTGCGATCCCCTGCTACGCCCCCTCCCACCGGGAGCTGTCGGCGAGCTGTACCTCGCGACGCCGGCCCTCGCCCGCGGATACCACCGACGACCGGCATTGACCGCCACACGGTTCGTCGCGGACCCGTCCGGTAAGCCGGGCTCCCGCATGTTCCGCACCGGTGATCGGGTCCGGTGGACGAACTCGGCCACCCTCGAGTTCCTCGAACGCACCGACGATCAGGTGAAGGTCCGCGGATTCCGCATCGAGCTCGGCGAGATCGATGCCGCGCTGCGCAGGAACCCGGACATCGACTTCGCCACCACGATCGTGCACCGCACTCCGGTCGGAGACCCGGTCCTGGTCTCCTACATCATGGTGCGGCGCGAGTCGCAGACCACGCCCGAGTCGGCGAGACACGCCATCGCACGGTTCCTGCCGGAGTACATGGTTCCGGGATCGATCACGGTGCTGGACGCGGTTCCCCTGACACCGACGAAGAAGCTGGACCGCGGCGCGCTCCCCGCCCCCGACTTCGGCACGACGACCGTCCCTCGGCGCGATCCGGAAACGACGACCGAGCGCACGGTCGCCGACGTGTTCGGCCGACTGCTCGGTGTTCCCGCCGTCGCGGCGGGCGATTCGTTCTTCGACCTCGGCGGAGACTCCCTGTCGGCCACGAGGGTGGTCGCGACATTGAACGCCGAACTCGACGCGACGCTCGGTGTGCGTGAGCTGTTCGAGACCCCGACCGTGTCGGCGCTCGCGGAGCGGATCGACGACCGGGACGCTTCCCGATCCGGCGCGGTGCGGGCCCCGCGCATCGCCGCCACCGCCGTGCCCGACCGGGTGCCGCTGTCGCCGTCGCAGCAGTTCATCGACCGCAGTGCCACCACCCCGCCGCTGTACAGCATTCCGTTCACGGTGCGGGTGGCGGGGGCAGTGGACGTCGACGCGCTGCGCTCCGCAGTCGCGGACGTCCTGGCGCGCCACGGTGCGTTGCGCACCGTGTTTCCGGACTCGGCGGCGGGGCCGTACCAGCGTCTGCTGTCCGTCGACGATGCCCTACCGGATCTGGCGCCGATCCCCGCCGGACCCGACGACGTCGCCGACCGGGTGGACCGGGTGCTCGGGGCGCCGTTCGATGTGCGGACCGAACCCCCTTTGCGCGCAACGCTCTTCGCGCTGGACGCGCGCGATCACCTCCTCGCGTGTGTCCTCCACCACATCACCGCGGACGGATGGTCGCTGGCGCTGGTCGCCCGCGATCTCGTCACCGCGTATGCGAGCCGGACCGCGGGTGCGCCCCCGGGCTGGGAGCCGCCCCGGGTGACGTACCCGCAGTACAGTGTGTGGCGCCGCGACATGCTGGGCGCCGAGGACGATCCGGGAAGCGTCGCGTCGCAGCAACTCGCGTACTGGACCGAGGAACTGTCGGGGCTACCCGGCGCGGTGGGGTTGCCCCTCGACCGCCGCCGGCCACACCACTGGACCTACGGCGCCGGCCGCGCCACGTTCCGGATCGACCACACCGCGCATCACACGCTCGCGTCGCTCGCACACCGGCATCACGCCACGGTGTTCACCGCACTGAGATCTGCGGTCGCGATCCTGCTCGCCCGACTGAGCGGGGACACCGACATCGCCGTCGGCACCCCGGTCGCCGGTCGGAACGACCCTGAACTGGACGACGTCGTCGGGATGTTCGTCAACACCGTCGTCCTGCGGACCCGGGTCGATCCCGGGGACACGCTGGCGGACGTGATCCGCGACTCCCATGACATCGAACTGCGTGCCTTCGCGCATGCGGATGTGCAATTCGAGCGACTCGTCGAGGTGATCGACCCGCCCCGGTCGTCGTCACTGCACCCGTTCTTCCAGGTCGCGCTGTCGCTGAACAACTTCACCCCGGCGACCCTGGACGTCGCCGGCCTGCGCTTCGACATCACCCCGCGTCCCCTCGACGTGGCGAAATGCGATCTCCACTTTCATTTCACCGAACGGCACGACACCACCGGCCGGCCGGCGGGAATCGACGCCGAACTGGTGTACGCCACCGACCTCTTCGACGGGGCCACCGCAACGTCCTTCGTCGACGCCCTGCTGGCGGTCATCGGAGGCGATCCCGGTGCGTGA
- a CDS encoding response regulator transcription factor yields MRVLLVEDERRLAETVRRGLTAEGFVVDVEHDGLSGFEAALSGDFDVVVLDIMLPGKHGYDIVRDLRRREVWTPVLMLSAKDGEYDLADAFDLGADDYLIKPFSFVVLVARLRALVRRGAPRRPTVLTADGLELDPARHRVTRDGTALALTPREYSVLEFLMRNAGSAVTKQEILQSVWDTHYEGDDNIVEVYIGYLRRKVDTPFGRNSIDTVRGVGYRLKSGDD; encoded by the coding sequence GTGCGAGTTCTTCTGGTCGAGGACGAACGGCGTCTCGCCGAGACGGTGCGCCGTGGACTGACGGCCGAGGGGTTCGTCGTCGACGTCGAGCACGACGGCCTGTCGGGTTTCGAGGCGGCGCTGAGCGGCGACTTCGACGTGGTCGTCCTCGACATCATGCTGCCCGGGAAACACGGGTATGACATCGTACGGGACCTGCGGCGTCGTGAAGTGTGGACTCCGGTGCTGATGTTGTCGGCCAAGGACGGCGAATACGACCTGGCGGACGCGTTCGACCTCGGCGCCGACGACTATCTGATCAAACCGTTCTCGTTCGTGGTGCTGGTGGCCCGGCTGCGGGCGCTGGTCCGCCGCGGCGCACCGCGGCGTCCCACCGTCCTGACGGCGGACGGCCTGGAGCTGGACCCCGCCCGGCATCGGGTCACCCGGGACGGCACCGCGCTCGCGCTGACGCCCCGCGAATACAGCGTCCTGGAGTTCTTGATGCGGAACGCCGGATCCGCGGTCACCAAGCAGGAGATTCTGCAGTCGGTGTGGGACACCCACTACGAGGGCGACGACAACATCGTCGAGGTGTACATCGGTTATCTGCGACGCAAGGTGGATACCCCGTTCGGCAGAAACAGCATCGACACCGTGCGCGGGGTCGGTTACCGGCTGAAGTCCGGAGACGACTGA